Proteins from a genomic interval of Mauremys reevesii isolate NIE-2019 unplaced genomic scaffold, ASM1616193v1 Contig82, whole genome shotgun sequence:
- the LOC120394881 gene encoding tapasin isoform X2: MTSLAPVGALALLLPAGPPRLSCWFVEEAGGGVGVMPSSVTQRRALLLLRGARGGHPEMEPELPPDLEPGMIFDIADPAGALHRVPLPAGGHPKEGELPACEINAYTPQEAHVPWAAGLTPEHRSPLGLGGPWFISSIQAPARGYGVSAVLKSEEAAMSLQPAVTMATAVLSVFSRTPHLHSRLGRDVLLDCGFTAPPGPFSVEWRYQYRGAGRVVLAYDGVSGRAHVAEEGAQLFLEEGRAGADTNVSLRLPRIGVRHEGTYICTIYLPHLHAQQALELRITEPPVVTLHPDPLSVAPGAPAELVCEISGYYPLDVTVSWLRRGPGEAGGDLLEYVTETWESGHRRGPDGTYSLSSFARLAPVQPRDHGATYSCHVTHAALATPARRSVRLRVAGATGPSLEDAIGMFLAAFLLYGLFRLLGNKVCPSRTEEKSKKSE; the protein is encoded by the exons ATGACGTCGCTCGCCCCCGTGggggccctggccctgctcctgcccg CGGGGCCCCCCCGGCTGAGCTGCTGGTTCGTGGAGGAGGCCGGGGGGGGCGTGGGGGTGATGCCGAGTTCCGTGACCCAGCgcagggctctgctgctgctgcggggggCGAGAGGAGGGCACCCCGAGATGGAGCCTGAGCTGCCCCCTGACCTGGAGCCAGGCATGATTTTTGACATTGCAG aCCCTGCAGGGGCCCTGCACCGTgtccccctcccagcaggggggcACCCCAAGGAGGGGGAGCTGCCGGCCTGTGAGATCAACGCCTACACGCCGCAGGAGGCCCACGTGCCCTGGGCGGCCGGCCTGACTCCCGAGCACCGCAGCCCCCTGGGCCTGGGGGGCCCCTGGTTCATCAGCAGCATCcaggccccagccaggggctACGGGGTCAGCGCTGTCCTCAAGAGCGAGGAGGCTGCAATGTCCCTGCAACCAGCAGTCACCATGGCAACTG CGGTGTTGTCCGTGTTCTCCCGCACCCCACACCTGCACTCCCGCCTGGGCCGGGACGTGCTGCTGGACTGTGGTTTCACAGCACCACCTGGCCCCTTCTCGGTGGAGTGGCGGTACCAGTACCGGGGTGCTGGACGCGTGGTGCTGGCTTACGATGGGGTGTCAGGCCGGGCCCACGTGGCTGAGGAGGGGGCGCAGCTGTtcctggaggaggggagggcgggCGCAGACACCAATGTCTCGCTGCGACTGCCCCGGATTGGGGTGCGGCACGAAGGAACCTACATCTGCACCATCTACCTGCCCCACCTCCACGCCCAGCAGGCCCTGGAGCTGCGCATCACCG AGCCCCCTGTGGTGacgctgcaccctgaccccctatCGGTGGCCCCTGGGGCACCAGCCGAGCTGGTCTGTGAGATCTCTGGCTATTACCCGTTGGACGTGACGGTGAGCTGGCTGCGCCGCGGCCCCGGGGAGGCGGGGGGCGACCTGCTGGAGTACGTGACTGAGACCTGGGAGTCAGGGCACCGGCGTGGCCCCGACGGCACCTACAGCCTGAGCAGCTTCGCCCGCCTGGCGCCCGTGCAGCCCCGCGACCATGGAGCCACCTACAGCTGCCACGTGACCCACGCCGCCCTGGCCACCCCTGCCCGGAGGAGTGTCCGGCTCCGTGTGGcag gtgCCACGGGCCCCTCCCTGGAGGACGCCATTGGGATGTTCCTGGCCGCGTTCCTGCTCTATGGGCTCTTCCGCCTCCTCGGAAACAAAG TCTGTCCATCCAGAACCGAAGAGAAAAGCAAG aaaTCAGAGTGA
- the LOC120394881 gene encoding tapasin isoform X1 translates to MTSLAPVGALALLLPGFTLCLAAAGPPRLSCWFVEEAGGGVGVMPSSVTQRRALLLLRGARGGHPEMEPELPPDLEPGMIFDIADPAGALHRVPLPAGGHPKEGELPACEINAYTPQEAHVPWAAGLTPEHRSPLGLGGPWFISSIQAPARGYGVSAVLKSEEAAMSLQPAVTMATAVLSVFSRTPHLHSRLGRDVLLDCGFTAPPGPFSVEWRYQYRGAGRVVLAYDGVSGRAHVAEEGAQLFLEEGRAGADTNVSLRLPRIGVRHEGTYICTIYLPHLHAQQALELRITEPPVVTLHPDPLSVAPGAPAELVCEISGYYPLDVTVSWLRRGPGEAGGDLLEYVTETWESGHRRGPDGTYSLSSFARLAPVQPRDHGATYSCHVTHAALATPARRSVRLRVAGATGPSLEDAIGMFLAAFLLYGLFRLLGNKVCPSRTEEKSKKSE, encoded by the exons ATGACGTCGCTCGCCCCCGTGggggccctggccctgctcctgcccg GGTTCACTCTGTGTCTGGCTGCAGCGGGGCCCCCCCGGCTGAGCTGCTGGTTCGTGGAGGAGGCCGGGGGGGGCGTGGGGGTGATGCCGAGTTCCGTGACCCAGCgcagggctctgctgctgctgcggggggCGAGAGGAGGGCACCCCGAGATGGAGCCTGAGCTGCCCCCTGACCTGGAGCCAGGCATGATTTTTGACATTGCAG aCCCTGCAGGGGCCCTGCACCGTgtccccctcccagcaggggggcACCCCAAGGAGGGGGAGCTGCCGGCCTGTGAGATCAACGCCTACACGCCGCAGGAGGCCCACGTGCCCTGGGCGGCCGGCCTGACTCCCGAGCACCGCAGCCCCCTGGGCCTGGGGGGCCCCTGGTTCATCAGCAGCATCcaggccccagccaggggctACGGGGTCAGCGCTGTCCTCAAGAGCGAGGAGGCTGCAATGTCCCTGCAACCAGCAGTCACCATGGCAACTG CGGTGTTGTCCGTGTTCTCCCGCACCCCACACCTGCACTCCCGCCTGGGCCGGGACGTGCTGCTGGACTGTGGTTTCACAGCACCACCTGGCCCCTTCTCGGTGGAGTGGCGGTACCAGTACCGGGGTGCTGGACGCGTGGTGCTGGCTTACGATGGGGTGTCAGGCCGGGCCCACGTGGCTGAGGAGGGGGCGCAGCTGTtcctggaggaggggagggcgggCGCAGACACCAATGTCTCGCTGCGACTGCCCCGGATTGGGGTGCGGCACGAAGGAACCTACATCTGCACCATCTACCTGCCCCACCTCCACGCCCAGCAGGCCCTGGAGCTGCGCATCACCG AGCCCCCTGTGGTGacgctgcaccctgaccccctatCGGTGGCCCCTGGGGCACCAGCCGAGCTGGTCTGTGAGATCTCTGGCTATTACCCGTTGGACGTGACGGTGAGCTGGCTGCGCCGCGGCCCCGGGGAGGCGGGGGGCGACCTGCTGGAGTACGTGACTGAGACCTGGGAGTCAGGGCACCGGCGTGGCCCCGACGGCACCTACAGCCTGAGCAGCTTCGCCCGCCTGGCGCCCGTGCAGCCCCGCGACCATGGAGCCACCTACAGCTGCCACGTGACCCACGCCGCCCTGGCCACCCCTGCCCGGAGGAGTGTCCGGCTCCGTGTGGcag gtgCCACGGGCCCCTCCCTGGAGGACGCCATTGGGATGTTCCTGGCCGCGTTCCTGCTCTATGGGCTCTTCCGCCTCCTCGGAAACAAAG TCTGTCCATCCAGAACCGAAGAGAAAAGCAAG aaaTCAGAGTGA
- the ZBTB22 gene encoding zinc finger and BTB domain-containing protein 22 — translation MDPACGAIVHVDFPEITSALLENLNQQRVEGKLCDISIHVQGRVFRAHRAVLAASSPYFHDQVLLKNMTSIVLPNVMDPGAFETVLGSAYTGKLSMASDEIVNFLTVGSVLQMWHIVDKCTELLKEGRGTAGPSPSSSFRAHSSRTSENQSPSSSNYFSPRETGEGPEHGPAKYALRGAAGGIERDGSEGPDEEVIFQAEKGPSRCPEPFSGGSKFILETDDDVSDSGGDGGSGGGGGRRPAYVQPSIMPQKQWVYIKKERSQEDLVLTCEEDEDPVEVGPAPGEPPLSISDVRTLTEPSGAKLEEQVNFCESSEDFPSPYEGLEEGPGGGGSFAQRSLMPMDMQGNQILVFPPQAPVEHGAVQLAAGSGDGNKIFMCHCGKAFSHKSMRDRHVNMHLNLRPFDCPVCNKKFKMKHHLTEHMKTHTGLKPYECDVCAKKFMWRDSFMRHKGHCERRHRLAGAGGGPKKEPVVAGGAGEGDWAVLRESQAAGRSPRSELGFGGGSGAKM, via the coding sequence ATGGACCCGGCGTGCGGTGCCATTGTACACGTGGACTTCCCTGAGATCACCAGTGCCCTGCTGGAGAACCTGAACCAGCAGCGGGTGGAGGGCAAGCTGTGTGACATCTCCATCCACGTGCAGGGCCGGGTGTTCCGGGCCCACCGGGCCGTGCTGGCCGCCTCCTCGCCCTACTTCCACGACCAGGTGCTGCTGAAGAACATGACGTCCATCGTGCTGCCCAACGTCATGGATCCGGGTGCCTTCGAGACGGTGCTGGGGTCCGCGTATACCGGCAAGCTGAGCATGGCCTCAGATGAGATCGTCAACTTCCTCACCGTGGGCAGCGTGCTGCAGATGTGGCACATCGTGGACAAGTGCACGGAGCTGCTCAAGGAGGGGCGGGGCACCGCCGGCCCCTCGCCTTCCTCCTCCTTCCGTGCCCACTCCAGCCGCACCAGCGAGAACCAGTCACCCAGCAGCAGTAACTACTTCAGCCCCCGGGAGACGGGTGAGGGGCCGGAGCACGGGCCTGCCAAGTATGCACTGCGAGGGGCGGCGGGTGGCATAGAGCGGGACGGATCGGAGGGGCCAGACGAGGAGGTGATCTTCCAGGCCGAGAAGGGTCCCTCCCGCTGCCCCGAGCCCTTCTCCGGCGGCAGCAAGTTCATCCTGGAGACGGATGATGACGTGAGTGACAGCggcggggatgggggcagtggtgggggcggggggcggcgccCAGCCTATGTGCAGCCTAGCATCATGCCCCAGAAGCAGTGGGTGTACATCAAGAAGGAGCGGTCCCAGGAGGACTTGGTGCTGACATGCGAGGAGGACGAGGACCCGGTGGAGGTGGGGCCGGCCCCCGGTGAGCCCCCCCTCAGCATCAGTGATGTGCGTACGCTGACCGAGCCCTCTGGGGCCAAGCTGGAGGAGCAGGTCAACTTCTGCGAGTCCTCAGAGGACTTCCCCTCGCCCTacgaggggctggaggaggggccgggTGGCGGCGGCAGCTTTGCCCAGCGCTCCCTCATGCCCATGGACATGCAGGGCAACCAGATCCTGGTCTTCCCCCCGCAGGCCCCCGTGGAGCACggggctgtgcagctggcagcCGGCTCGGGCGATGGCAACAAGATCTTCATGTGTCACTGTGGCAAGGCCTTCTCCCACAAGAGCATGCGTGACCGGCATGTCAACATGCACCTCAACCTGCGCCCCTTCGACTGCCCCGTCTGCAACAAGAAGTTCAAGATGAAGCACCACCTGACCGAGCACATGAAGACGCACACCGGCCTCAAGCCCTACGAGTGCGACGTCTGCGCCAAGAAGTTCATGTGGCGAGACAGCTTCATGCGCCACAAGGGGCACTGCGAGCGGCGCCACCGCCTggccggggcgggcgggggacCCAAGAAGGAGCCCGTGGTGGCAGGCGGAGCAGGGGAGGGTGACTGGGCGGTGCTACGGGAGTCCCAGGCTGCCGGGAGGTCTCCGCGCAGTGAACTGGGCTTCGGCGGGGGGAGCGGGGCGAAGATGTGA
- the LOC120394901 gene encoding heme-binding protein 2-like isoform X1 translates to MMLLLLAPLLLLALARGVWGEREKPKFCREVTECFTFDLICNSSDYEARLYPPSAWVSTRVNNTYTAAKTTGFWRLFRYIQGRNQLGVKIPMTSPVLTRVDQAAGETQEFTISFLLPAAWQGDPPQPTQPVVFIERFPALPTYVRSFGGWLTDANRGTHIRALDASLGRDARHFDSSWHYSAGYNSPMKLFDRHNEVWRLAWGGLGCTPE, encoded by the exons AtgatgctgctgctcctggccccgcTCCTGCTCCTGGCCCTGGCACGGGGGGTCTGGGGAGAAAG GGAGAAGCCTAAGTTCTGCAGGGAAGTCACCGAATGTTTCACCTTTGATCTCATCTGCAACAGCTCTGACTACGAG gcgcGGCTATACCCCCCCTCGGCCTGGGTCAGCACCCGCGTGAACAACACGTACACAGCCGCCAAGACCACCGGCTTCTGGCGCCTCTTCCGCTACATCCAGGGCCGGAACCAGTTGG GTGTGAAGATCCCGATGACGTCACCAGTTCTGACCCGGGTGGACCAGGCTGCTGGGGAGACGCAGGAGTTCACCATCTCCTTCCTGCTGCCGGCAGCATGGCAGGGCGACCCCCCGCAGCCCACCCAGCCTGTT GTTTTCATCGAGcggttccctgctctgcccacctaCGTTCGCTCCTTTGGGGGGTGGCTCACGGACGCCAATCGAGGGACCCACATCCGGGCCCTTGATGCCTCTCTGGGGCGGGACGCCCGGCACTTCGACAGCTCCTGGCACTACTCTGCCGGCTACAACAG CCCCATGAAGCTGTTCGACCGCCACAACGAGGTCTGGCGCCTGGCATGGGGTGGCCTGGGCTGTACCCCAGAGTGA
- the LOC120394901 gene encoding uncharacterized protein LOC120394901 isoform X2: protein MMLLLLAPLLLLALARGVWGEREKPKFCREVTECFTFDLICNSSDYEARLYPPSAWVSTRVNNTYTAAKTTGFWRLFRYIQGRNQLGVKIPMTSPVLTRVDQAAGETQEFTISFLLPAAWQGDPPQPTQPVPHEAVRPPQRGLAPGMGWPGLYPRVRPPSVTHCHRSPTRNEKPSSLFCPP from the exons AtgatgctgctgctcctggccccgcTCCTGCTCCTGGCCCTGGCACGGGGGGTCTGGGGAGAAAG GGAGAAGCCTAAGTTCTGCAGGGAAGTCACCGAATGTTTCACCTTTGATCTCATCTGCAACAGCTCTGACTACGAG gcgcGGCTATACCCCCCCTCGGCCTGGGTCAGCACCCGCGTGAACAACACGTACACAGCCGCCAAGACCACCGGCTTCTGGCGCCTCTTCCGCTACATCCAGGGCCGGAACCAGTTGG GTGTGAAGATCCCGATGACGTCACCAGTTCTGACCCGGGTGGACCAGGCTGCTGGGGAGACGCAGGAGTTCACCATCTCCTTCCTGCTGCCGGCAGCATGGCAGGGCGACCCCCCGCAGCCCACCCAGCCTGTT CCCCATGAAGCTGTTCGACCGCCACAACGAGGTCTGGCGCCTGGCATGGGGTGGCCTGGGCTGTACCCCAGAGTGAGGCCCCCAAGTGTCACCCACTGTCATCGCAGCCCCACCAGGAATGAGAAACCCAGCTCTCTATTCTGCCCCCCATGA